One region of Armigeres subalbatus isolate Guangzhou_Male chromosome 3, GZ_Asu_2, whole genome shotgun sequence genomic DNA includes:
- the LOC134226903 gene encoding guanine nucleotide-binding protein subunit beta-2: MAPKDDPEVAALKKEINDLIGKMKEEQKKAADCTLQEKCSDMGDVPKVRISTKKFLKGHINKVNSVHYAGDSRHCVTGSLDGKLIIWDTWTGNKVQVIPLRSAWVMSVAYAESGNFVACGGMDNMCTVYDLNNRDAQGNAKIVRELAGYEGFLSSCRFLDDTHVLTGSGDMKICVWDLQVGKKTSEFDAHAGDVVSISLSPDKNTYVTGSVDRTCKLWDVRESSPKQTFFGHDADVNSVSYHPSGFGFATGSEDKTARLFDFRSDQQIGHYEPPNKSSGFTSCALSLSGRYILCGSDDNNVHIWDTMKGQHNGTLSGHENRVTSICMAPNGMALASCSWDQHVRIWV; encoded by the exons GAAGAACAAAAGAAGGCGGCCGATTGTACACTCCAGGAAAAATGTTCGGATATGGGCGATGTGCCTAAAGTGCGCATCAGCACGAAAAAGTTCCTCAAAGGTCATATCAACAAGGTCAACTCGGTGCACTACGCTGGCGATTCGCGGCACTGCGTGACCGGATCCCTGGATGGCAAGCTTATCATCTGGGACACCTGGACGGGTAACAAGGTTCAGGTAATTCCCCTCCGCTCGGCGTGGGTTATGAGTGTGGCCTATGCTGAGTCAGGAAATTTCGTCGCCTGTGGTGGTATGGACAATATGTGTACAGTGTACGACCTGAACAACCGGGACGCTCAAGGAAACGCCAAAATCGTTCGAGAGTTAGCTGGGTACGAAGGATTTCTGAGCTCTTGCCGCTTTCTGGACGATACCCACGTGCTCACTGGATCCGGTGATATGAAGAT TTGCGTATGGGATCTGCAAGTGGGCAAAAAGACTTCCGAATTCGATGCCCATGCTGGTGACGTTGTATCAATTTCTCTCAGTCCAGACAAAAATACCTACGTAACTGGATCGGTCGATAGAACCTGCAAGCTGTGGGATGTGCGAGAATCGTCTCCGAAACAGACATTTTTCGGGCATGATGCTGATGTTAACAGTGTTTCG TATCATCCAAGTGGTTTCGGATTTGCTACTGGATCAGAAGATAAGACAGCTCGGTTGTTCGATTTTCGATCTGATCAACAGATTGGACACTACGAACCACCGAATAAAAGCAGTGGTTTTACATCATGTG CATTATCACTTAGCGGAAGATACATACTGTGCGGCTCGGATGACAACAACGTTCACATTTGGGATACTATGAAGGGACAGCATAACG GCACCTTAAGTGGTCACGAAAACCGCGTTACATCGATCTGCATGGCCCCGAATGGGATGGCCTTGGCATCATGTAGCTGGGATCAACATGTTCGTATTTGGGTGTAA
- the LOC134226905 gene encoding immunoglobulin domain-containing protein oig-4-like → MKFQLKVWIVLCVMILIMLVEDTNARRGRARGRTKSRMQIGLPITGKYRDPESDQYYNNNNGAKITLASHFDYEYVLGHKIAFLCVARGTPRPTITWFKDGVEIFSHLYLHVHEWYIGKDKVKSKIEIDPATQMDAGVYECTADNMYSIDRRSFKTDFSIAFD, encoded by the exons ATGAAATTTCAACTGAAAGTGTGGATAGTGCTGTGTGTGATGATTTTGATCATGCTAGTTGAAGACACGAATGCTCGACGTGGTCGTGCTCGAGGACGCACTAAATCCAGG ATGCAAATTGGTCTGCCAATTACAGGAAAGTACCGGGACCCAGAGTCTGACCAGTACTATAACAACAATAAC GGAGCGAAAATAACACTGGCCTCTCACTTCGATTATGAATACGTATTAGGTCACAAAATAGCGTTTCTTTGTGTAGCTCGGGGTACCCCACGGCCCACAATCACGTGGTTTAAAGATGGTGTGGAAATTTTCAGTCACCTCTATTTGCAT GTGCACGAGTGGTACATCGGAAAGGACAAGGTGAAATCCAAGATTGAAATAGATCCAGCCACCCAGATGGATGCCGGAGTGTACGAATGTACGGCGGATAATATGTACTCGATCGACCGGAGAAGTTTCAAGACGGATTTCTCGATTGCGTTTGACTGA